Part of the Oerskovia paurometabola genome is shown below.
TCCATGAGCATGGTGCGCGACGCGTTCGTCACGTCGGTGACGTGCACCCCGCCGTCGACGCCGCCCGTCATGTTCCACAGGACCCAGGTGTCGGTGTTGCCGAACACGAGGTCGCCGGCGTCGGCCGCCGCGCGGGCGCCCTCGACGTTGTCGAGGATCCACTTGACCTTGGGGCCGGAGAAGTAGGTCGCGAGCGGCAGGCCCACGATCGCCTTGTACTTCTCGGGTCCCGCGTCGCCGCCGAGCTCGTCGACGATCTTCTGCGTGCGGGTGTCCTGCCAGACGATCGCGTTGTAGACGGGCTTGCCCGTCTTGCGGTTCCACACGACCGCGGTCTCGCGCTGGTTGGTGATGCCGACCGCGGCGATGTCGGTGTACGTGACGTTGGCGCGGGTCAGGGCCAGGCCGACGGCCTCGCGGACGTTGTTCCAGATCTGCTCGGGGTTGTGCTCGACCCAGCCGGCCCGCGGGAAGATCTGCTCGTGCTCGAGCTGGCCGGAGGAGACGATCTCCCCGGAGTGGTTGAAGACGATGGCCCGGGAGCTGGTGGTTCCCTGGTCGATGGCGAGAACGTAGTCGGCCATGGTGTGTCAGTCCTTCACGTCGGTGTGCTTGAGAGCGGGTGCCGCGCGGTGCGCGGCCGGGTGCGAGGGTGGCGTCGGGGCCCGCGAAGAGGCCCGACGGCGGGTGGTCGTGTGACCGGGGCGGGTCGCCCCGTCCCGGTCACACGGTGTGTGTCAGATGGCTGTCAGGAGCAGGCGCCCGGGGTCAGCCCCAGGCCTTGCCGAGGAGGCCGGCGAGCACGCCGCCGACGAGCGGGCCCGCGACCGGGACCCACGAGTAGGCCCAGTCGCTCGACCCCTTGCCCTTGATGGGCAGCAGGGCGTGGGCGATGCGCGGACCGAGGTCACGAGCAGGGTTGATGGCGTACCCGGTGGGACCACCGAGGGAGGCGCCGATACCGACCACGACCAGCGCGACCGCGAGCGGGCCGAGCCCCGAGGGGGTGTTGCCGGACGCGACGACGAAGAACACGAGCACGAACGTCGCGATGACCTCGGTGATGAAGTTCCAGCCGTACGAGCGGAGCTCGGGGCCCGTCGAGAAGACCGCGAGCTTGGTGGCGGGGGGCGCCTCCTCGTCGAAGTGCTTCTTGTACGCGATGAACGCGAGCACGGCACCGATGATCGCGCCGATCATCTGCGCACCGAAGTAGATGAACATGTTGCCCACGGTGGGCTCGATCGTGGCGGTGAGGATCCCTTCGGGGCCCGTCACCGAGTAGAACGGGCGGTCCGCGGTGAAGAGACCGATGGTGACCGCGGGGTTGAGGTGCGCCCCTGACTTGTACGCGACGTAGACGCCGGTGAAGACGGCGAGGCCCCATCCGAAGTTGATGAGGAGCCAGCCGCCGTTGAAGCCCTTGGTCTTGGGGAGGATCACGTTGGCTACGACGCCGGCACCCAGCAGGATCAGGGTCGCGGTGCCGAGTATCTCGGACCAGAAGGCGTTGAGGATGAGTGTGTCCATCAGATTCTCTCTTTCTTGGTGGACTTCGTTGTCGCAACCACCCCGACGCATCCGTGCGGCGGGGCCCCGGCGTGCGTCGCACTGCGCGCATCCGTGAGGTTGAGGGGTGCCGGTCCGGCTCCACCTCGCGCGAGTCGAGGCGGAGCCGGGGCCGGGCTATGAAGTTGTTCTCGGGGGAGCCGGCGCGGCTCCCGGGGCAGGTGCGTCGGTCGCGGTGGTCAGGCTCCGGAGAGGGGCTTGAGCGGGGCGACGTCGTCGGCGGCGAGGCGCGTGCGCTCGGCCGTGGCGTCGTCGGGCTCCTGCTCCGCCGCCTCCTCCGCGGCGGCGCGCGCGGTGTAGGACGCGATCTCCGCGGCCTTGCGCTCGTCGTCCCACCCGAGGAGCGGTGCCGCGATGTCGGCGATCTCCGGGAGGGCGCCGATCCCGCGGTCGAGCACCTCGTAGTTGAGCCGCGTACGGTGCAGCAGCAGGTCCTCGAGGTGCAGGGCTCCCTCGTGGGTCACGCCGTAGCTGATCTCGGCCCGCAGGTAGGCGGGCGCGTGCTCGAGCGGCCGTGCGAGCGTGGGGTCTGCCTCGCACAGGGCGACGATGTCGCGCAGGTTGGAGCCGTAGCGGTGCAGGAGGTGGTCCACCATCTGCGGGGTCCAGCCGAACTTCGAGGCCCACGGGCGGGCCTGGCGGCGGACGGCACCCAGACCGACGGCGCCGACCAGCGGGATCTTGTCCGTGATCGAGGGCAGTGCCGCGGAGCGCTGGCCGATCGCGAAGTCGACCGCGTCCTTGGCCATGACCCGGTAGGTCGTGAGCTTGCCGCCCGCGATGACCGTGAGGCCGGGCGTCGGGGAGGCCGTGGTGTGCTCGCGCGAGACCTTGGCCGAGCTCGTGCCCTCCTTGGTCCCGGGCTGGAGCAGCGGACGCAGGCCCGCGTAGGTGCCGATGATGTCGTCGCGTGTCAGGGGCTGGGCGAGGACCGCGTTGGCGTGCTCGAGGATGTAGTCGATGTCGGCGGCCGTCGCCACCGGGTGCGTGAGGTCCTGCTCCCAGGGGGTGTCGGTCGTGCCGATGACCCAGTAGCGGGACCACGGGATGATGAACAGGACCGACTTCTCGGTCTGCAGGATCAGTCCGACCTGGCCCTTGATGCGCTCGCGCGGGACGACGATGTGCACGCCCTTGGAGGCGAGGACGCGCAGTCCGCCCTCGGAGCCCGCGAGGGACTCGGTGTCCTCGGTCCACACGCCCGTCGCGTTGATGACGGCGCGGGCACGGACCGTGATGCGCTTGCCCGTCTCGAGGTCCTCGAGGATCGCGCCGTTGACCGCCCCGGTCGACCCCTTGGTCAGCTCGACCACCTGGGTGCGGGACGCGGCGTGCGCGCCGTAGGACGTCGCGGTGCGGACGAGCGTCGAGACCAGGCGCGCGTCGTCGACCGAGGCGTCCCAGTACTGGACGGCGCCGATCGCGGCGTCGTGCGCGAGGTCGGGGAACTTGCGCTCCATCTGCTTGCGCGAGAGGTGGCGGTGCAGGGGCAGGGCGCGCTTGCCGGGAGCCATGCTCGCGAGCGTGTCGTACAGCGCGATGCCGGCACCGACGTAGGCCCGCTCCCACACACGGTGCTCGAGCGGGTAGAGGAAGGGGACCGGGCGCACGAGGTGCGGCGCGAGGTCCTTGATGAGGAGGTCGCGCTCGGTCAGGGCCTCGTGGACGAGGTGGAAGTCGAGCATCTGGAGGTAGCGCAGACCTCCGTGGACCAGCTTGCTCGATCGGCTCGACGTGCCGGACGCCCAGTCCTGGCCCTCGACGATCGCGGTCGAGAGCCCGCGGGTCACG
Proteins encoded:
- a CDS encoding MIP/aquaporin family protein gives rise to the protein MDTLILNAFWSEILGTATLILLGAGVVANVILPKTKGFNGGWLLINFGWGLAVFTGVYVAYKSGAHLNPAVTIGLFTADRPFYSVTGPEGILTATIEPTVGNMFIYFGAQMIGAIIGAVLAFIAYKKHFDEEAPPATKLAVFSTGPELRSYGWNFITEVIATFVLVFFVVASGNTPSGLGPLAVALVVVGIGASLGGPTGYAINPARDLGPRIAHALLPIKGKGSSDWAYSWVPVAGPLVGGVLAGLLGKAWG
- a CDS encoding glycerol-3-phosphate dehydrogenase/oxidase, translated to MTSSRLTAESRQRALNALEASTSADQELDVLVIGGGVTGAGIALDAVTRGLSTAIVEGQDWASGTSSRSSKLVHGGLRYLQMLDFHLVHEALTERDLLIKDLAPHLVRPVPFLYPLEHRVWERAYVGAGIALYDTLASMAPGKRALPLHRHLSRKQMERKFPDLAHDAAIGAVQYWDASVDDARLVSTLVRTATSYGAHAASRTQVVELTKGSTGAVNGAILEDLETGKRITVRARAVINATGVWTEDTESLAGSEGGLRVLASKGVHIVVPRERIKGQVGLILQTEKSVLFIIPWSRYWVIGTTDTPWEQDLTHPVATAADIDYILEHANAVLAQPLTRDDIIGTYAGLRPLLQPGTKEGTSSAKVSREHTTASPTPGLTVIAGGKLTTYRVMAKDAVDFAIGQRSAALPSITDKIPLVGAVGLGAVRRQARPWASKFGWTPQMVDHLLHRYGSNLRDIVALCEADPTLARPLEHAPAYLRAEISYGVTHEGALHLEDLLLHRTRLNYEVLDRGIGALPEIADIAAPLLGWDDERKAAEIASYTARAAAEEAAEQEPDDATAERTRLAADDVAPLKPLSGA